ATCAGAAGATGGATACACAAAACCGGGAGGTGGAGGATATATTTCTTTAGAATATTCATCATCAAAAAATACACCATCCAGATCATAAGCATCACATACTGCTTTAAGCTCTTTTGCGAATTCACGCGCAGTATCATCAGATAAATTAGCGACACCTGCACGGTCATGATTCCCCAATATGCTGAGCACAACTTTAATACCACGATCTTTCAGTGGTTTTAGGTATTTCATACGATTATCCAACAGGTGCTGCACATTCGGGTTGTGATATACATACACCTTACCTGTTTCCTCATTGTAGTTAATATTGGAAGAAAAAAGGATGACCATATCAATCAAGGGCTTACCACTGTCTTTTAATGTAAAACTCAAGTTATTCAATGGATTAGTATCATTTACCTCCATACAACTGATAATTTCAATACCTGTAGATTTGGCTGCACTTGGAATCTTCGAAAGATCCTTAACGAAGACAAGGTAGTCTGATTCCTGTGCTGACAGTAATGCATTCCCGCTATTTATAGTGGTTCTTACCGGAATAACATAGGATTCATCACTGCTTAGAGAAGCTCCGGTTTTCACCTGAACTTCTATTTGTGTGGACTTATTTTCACCCTTTGCGATTTGTAATACTCCATTATTACCCAATGTCAGTAACTCTTTTGGAAACAAGGCATGAGTTGTCCCATTTTGCTTATTATAGTTATCCAATACAGCTTCATTATATGCAATAGATGCGGTGACAGCATCAGAAGCAGCTTTGGAAAGATTGAGTTGAAGTGTTGTCGTCCCGCTGTTTCGGAATTCGAGACTGCCTGTATTTATTTTGCCTTCTCCATTAGTAATAAATGCTAACGCATCTTTACTACTCTGGAAGCCCGCTTCATCAACTGTTGCCACTTTGACCAGCTCCTGTTTACAGGAAGTCATCCCTCCTATCGTGATCAGAGATAAGATCACAAACAGACAGATTTTATTATAGCTGTGATTTTTCATTACCTTATAATTTTTAGATTAACAATTTTATTTTTTTGCCGGCAGGGATACGGGAGTCCATTTGATATCCTTACCTAATTTTGACGTCAGGTTATTACCATTTCCTGTATAATCCTGTACTGTATTTCCGGCTCCTTCATTACATTTCCAATAGGCTACCAAACCATTACTTTTGGGATCTACCTCATATGGACTACCGGCAATTTCCTCTTCAGTGCGGACAACATTCCATATTCTGCATTCTGCAAATTCACCTGCAAAGAACCGGTCATCAGCATAAGACCGGCCTATATAGAATCCATCCTGTCCATTCACACCCAGCGAGATAGGTGCCAGTGATAATGTTCCTTCAGACTGGACTTTGCCATTTACGTATATTTTGATAGCTCTGCTCGTCCGGCTGTATGTAACTGCTATATGTACCCATTCATTTGAAGGCAATCCTTTATTGGAATCTCCTCCCGGAAAATTCCCTGAACTGGTAGCTACCTGAATCTGATTAGATGGAAAACCGGCATCTCCAAGACGAATTAAAAAACGACCCTCAATACCCATTACAGAACTGATCATCCTGTCGTAATTACGGGCTCTGACCAGTGTTTCTATTGTAATCTCTGACAGATTATTGACCACTCCGGGATTAGCCCACTGGTTAATATGCAGATAGTTTTCTTCCAGATCTGCCACCACATTGATAAGTGCAGCACCTTTCAACACATAGTAAGTGGTGCGGGCACTTTGTAAAATATCGATATCTGCATTGGAAATAGTCACAGGCAATACATAGATCTGTTCGCGATCCAACATATTTATTTTATCAAAGTAAACGGTCACATCATTAGATTTTACACTTCCGGCTGGAATCTGTGCAGATGCCTGAGGTAACCGGTAATTCTCTTTTGGCAACATGATCGCTTTATCGTAGTAGGCGGCATTATATTTCTCAACCAATGATGCATCTACATTATAGGCAATGTTAACATCTCTGGTCTCCGGTCTGGCTATAGATGCCTGCAATTTACGCTCATCTGAAATCAACGTTGATTTGATAAGAAGATTTTCAACCTTAGGAACAGCATTAAATACATTGTTTGAGAAGATTTCTTCATTTTTACAACTGACAGCGAAAGTCAGGATTGAAAAAAGCGCTATCTGGATGTATATATATAAACTTTTCATATTTTAATCATTTAATTATAGACGGATTTAGAGTATAAATAGCCTCACGGGTGTACTGATATACTTTATAGGTATTAAAATAATCATTGTTCATATTGTATATACCCAGTCCCGAAACCGTATATCCGCTATGTGTCGCTGCAGCCCAACCGGCAGTTACACCCAGCGCACGAGAACCATCCGAAAATATTCCGGTCTTGGTATCCGTTTTATCCAGAGAAACAGTAGAAGCTGTAACAATAAAACGATCTGTAGGTACACCTTCCACATTTGTCATAAGGATATTATATGACAACCTATCCTTACCCTTTACATCCAGATCAGGAAGTATTATATGTAAGCAGGAAGCAAGAATAGTTTTATCTGTCAGATTCTGCGGATATCCTTCAAATACAAGGACTTTACCTTTATTGGCATTATACCACTTGCTAACAAGATCCATATAGATCTTTTCCCGTTTACTGTAAACCTCCTTATCACTGTCTGTCATATGTGCGGTACTTTTTCCTCTGTAGCCTGCTATAATTCCGTCATATTTATACTTGTCGATTAATTGCAGAGTATACTGTAAAGTATCCGATAGATAGGTTTCAAAATCCTTTTCAGAACCGGTTAATTTACCAGCCTTTTTGAGTTCGTCCATTCGGAGATCATAAGCCAGTTTAGTACCGTCATAATCGAATCCGAAGATCACTTTTGTACCCTTTTCATTTCTAAGAGCATCCATCTGCTGCAATTCGCGATCTATCAGTTTATCGGGTGATTTCAACACCACAAAATCTACACTATCCGGTACATTTTCAATATGTTGCCCTCTGTTAATCGGTGTTTTCACATGATTATCAAACCAACCATAAATAACCTTATGCTTTGAATTCTTGTATGCTTTCAAATTAGCAAGATAAGCAGCATAGAGCTCAGGGTTTTGCGTCCTGATGTCCGGATCTTCTATTTTGACAGTCTCTGTTTCCGTCCATTTTTCACAGGAAACCAATATAAGGGTCAGTGCCCACAGACAACATGTGGCGAAGACCAGTCTTTTCAAATTAATTTTTCTTTTCATAATCCTCTTATATTACTTTTTTGCCCACCATAAATCAGTTCCCATTTCATCCAATCCTTTCAGATACGAACTCACGGCATTTTGCACATTAGCAGCATTTTCGGTGTATTCGTCTTGTGGATAAGGAAGTCTGCGTGCCATACGTTGAGAGTTTACGCGTCCGCCACTGTTATTCTGTAAGACACTCATCAGTTTAGGATATCCCGTACGACGGTATTCCGTCCATGCTTCAATACCTAATGGGAAGTTTGCAATCCATTTTTGGGTAATAATACGTTCGAGATTCTGTTCCATATCAGATGCTGAATTCCATTTAATGGTAATCATACTGGTAGAACCGGTATTCGAAGATGCTCCTAAAGGATCTATATAAGATACTGGAACGCTTCTGCTGTCATCTATATATGCAGTTGCTCCCGCAGCACCCCATTGATTAAAGGACAGATTAATACCCGTTTTATAGAACCCTTCTGCCGGAGTAGATCCTGTCATAGCTGCTGTACCCATGTTCCAGCCTCGCAGTGCTCCCTCAGCTCTTAAAAATGCTACCTCTGCAGCATTCATCCAGAGTACCTTATCTGTATTACCTACATTCATATTGGTATATCTCTTCACGTTTTCACCACTGGGAATAGAAATTCCAGAACGCAACCCTATATATCCGTTTGTAATATTTCCGGTAAATGTGGATACGGTAAAATATTTTTCACGTCTAGGATCTTTGTATCCATTCATATAAGAAGTAATATCTGCCGAAATACGGGAATCTCCATTGTTATATTCATACATCACTACCCTGAACGGATTTTTAGTAACAGGCTGTGCAAATGCATTATCATCATTTGAGACCATAGGACCTATTTCATGCTGTACTGCTTCCTCAGCCTTAGTTTTTGCCAGCGTGGGGTTAGCAGACAGAATACGCATAGCCAGTCTTAACTTTAAGGAGTTTGCTAATTTGACCCACTTAATCACATTTCCTCCAAAAACAATATCAGCCTTAGGTGTAAAATTCTCGGTACGGCGTAGTGTTAATACAGCAATCGCGGCATCCAGTTCAGCAAACATTTTCGTATAAACCTCTTCCTCGGAATC
The Sphingobacterium spiritivorum genome window above contains:
- a CDS encoding DUF1735 and LamG domain-containing protein yields the protein MKSLYIYIQIALFSILTFAVSCKNEEIFSNNVFNAVPKVENLLIKSTLISDERKLQASIARPETRDVNIAYNVDASLVEKYNAAYYDKAIMLPKENYRLPQASAQIPAGSVKSNDVTVYFDKINMLDREQIYVLPVTISNADIDILQSARTTYYVLKGAALINVVADLEENYLHINQWANPGVVNNLSEITIETLVRARNYDRMISSVMGIEGRFLIRLGDAGFPSNQIQVATSSGNFPGGDSNKGLPSNEWVHIAVTYSRTSRAIKIYVNGKVQSEGTLSLAPISLGVNGQDGFYIGRSYADDRFFAGEFAECRIWNVVRTEEEIAGSPYEVDPKSNGLVAYWKCNEGAGNTVQDYTGNGNNLTSKLGKDIKWTPVSLPAKK
- a CDS encoding glycoside hydrolase family 18, which codes for MKRKINLKRLVFATCCLWALTLILVSCEKWTETETVKIEDPDIRTQNPELYAAYLANLKAYKNSKHKVIYGWFDNHVKTPINRGQHIENVPDSVDFVVLKSPDKLIDRELQQMDALRNEKGTKVIFGFDYDGTKLAYDLRMDELKKAGKLTGSEKDFETYLSDTLQYTLQLIDKYKYDGIIAGYRGKSTAHMTDSDKEVYSKREKIYMDLVSKWYNANKGKVLVFEGYPQNLTDKTILASCLHIILPDLDVKGKDRLSYNILMTNVEGVPTDRFIVTASTVSLDKTDTKTGIFSDGSRALGVTAGWAAATHSGYTVSGLGIYNMNNDYFNTYKVYQYTREAIYTLNPSIIK
- a CDS encoding BT_3987 domain-containing protein gives rise to the protein MKNHSYNKICLFVILSLITIGGMTSCKQELVKVATVDEAGFQSSKDALAFITNGEGKINTGSLEFRNSGTTTLQLNLSKAASDAVTASIAYNEAVLDNYNKQNGTTHALFPKELLTLGNNGVLQIAKGENKSTQIEVQVKTGASLSSDESYVIPVRTTINSGNALLSAQESDYLVFVKDLSKIPSAAKSTGIEIISCMEVNDTNPLNNLSFTLKDSGKPLIDMVILFSSNINYNEETGKVYVYHNPNVQHLLDNRMKYLKPLKDRGIKVVLSILGNHDRAGVANLSDDTAREFAKELKAVCDAYDLDGVFFDDEYSKEIYPPPPGFVYPSSDAAARLFYETKKVMPNKLTLAYVYSSTRSFNAVDGVQPGQFVDYGLHDYGGSYDLSGNYPGMSKKGMALYSQEFARGYYTTAANLKRLRDGGYGAHMIFAMDPNRSNFQRQQRQMSDIAKTLFDEELVFDGKIYKKDW
- a CDS encoding RagB/SusD family nutrient uptake outer membrane protein, which produces MKINKSLAIYLIGAMLILQSCTKSFEKYNTDPKGSTQEEVERDGYILASALTGMQAWVVPLDVNTCQFTECLLGGSYGGYLSDSNNGFNGKNFATYNPEENWLRVPFNDVIPNIFIRNVKVKSVTQDPIPAAVADIIKVLSISRVSSIYGPIPYSKIGAEGALNAPYDSEEEVYTKMFAELDAAIAVLTLRRTENFTPKADIVFGGNVIKWVKLANSLKLRLAMRILSANPTLAKTKAEEAVQHEIGPMVSNDDNAFAQPVTKNPFRVVMYEYNNGDSRISADITSYMNGYKDPRREKYFTVSTFTGNITNGYIGLRSGISIPSGENVKRYTNMNVGNTDKVLWMNAAEVAFLRAEGALRGWNMGTAAMTGSTPAEGFYKTGINLSFNQWGAAGATAYIDDSRSVPVSYIDPLGASSNTGSTSMITIKWNSASDMEQNLERIITQKWIANFPLGIEAWTEYRRTGYPKLMSVLQNNSGGRVNSQRMARRLPYPQDEYTENAANVQNAVSSYLKGLDEMGTDLWWAKK